Proteins from a single region of Gorilla gorilla gorilla isolate KB3781 chromosome 16, NHGRI_mGorGor1-v2.1_pri, whole genome shotgun sequence:
- the TMEM202 gene encoding transmembrane protein 202 → MERREHLTLTFHSPEVPKIKGNRKYQRPTLPAKKHPSASMSSQRQQQLMDQAHIYIRTLCGSLCSFSLLMLIAMSPLNWVQFLVIKNGLELYAGLWTLCNHELCWSHTPKPPYYLQYSRAFFLISVFTILIGLGWLFSSWIPNRGSMTTNLDLKVSMLSFISATCLLLCLNLFVAQVHWHTRDAMESDLLWTYYLNWCSDIFYMFAGIISLLNYLTSRSPACDENVTVIPTERSRLGVGPVTTVSLAKDEGPRSEMESLSVREKNLPKSGL, encoded by the exons ATGGAGCGAAGGGAACATTTAACCTTGACTTTCCACAGTCCTGAGGTTCCCAAAATAAAGGGGAACCGGAAATACCAAAGG CCTACCCTCCCTGCCAAGAAACATCCAAGTGCCTCGATGTCATCCCAAAGGCAGCAGCAGCTTATGGATCAGGCACACATCTACATCCGAACGCTCTGTGGCAGCCTCTGTAGTTTTAGCCTCCTAATGCTGATCGCCATGTCCCCACTGAACTGGGTACAGTTTCTGGTGATCAAGAATGGCCTTGAGCTCTACGCAGGACTCTGGACCTTATGCAACCATGAGCTGTGCTGGAGCCACACACCCAAGCCACCCT ATTATCTCCAATATTCCAGGgccttctttctcatctctgtcttTACCATACTTATTGGCCTTGGCTGGCTCTTCAGCTCTTGGATCCCTAATCGAGGAAGCATGACCACCAACTTGGATCTGAAGGTATCCATGCTCAGCTTCATCTCAG CTACCTGCTTGCTCCTCTGCCTCAACCTGTTTGTGGCACAGGTTCACTGGCATACTAGGGATGCCATGGAGTCGGATCTCCTATGGACCTATTATCTTAACTGGTGCAGTGACATCTTTTACATGTTTGCTG GGATCATCTCTCTTCTCAACTACTTAACTTCCAGATCGCCTGCCTGTGATGAAAACGTCACTGTGATTCCAACAGAGAGATCAAGGCTGGGGGTTGGTCCAGTGACTACAGTATCACTTGCTAAAGATGAAGGGCCAAggtctgagatggaatctctaaGTGTGAGAGAGAAAAATTTACCAAAGTCAGGACTGTGA